DNA sequence from the Trypanosoma brucei gambiense DAL972 chromosome 9, complete sequence genome:
GAGCATAAAGTGATGAAAATTACCTGTACGGATGAAAGTGGCAATGTGTACTCAGCGGAATTGGATCCAACCGCGATGGTTGAGGACCTTTCCGTTCTTGTAGAGGTGGAGATTGGTATACCCGTGGAGGAACAGTTGCTTATGGCACCTACCGGTGTGATATTGCGTCTGGATGAAACGTTTGGGGCCCAGGGTATAACAACTGACTGTTGTGTCACGGTGAGACGCCAGGTGTTGGGAGGAGGCTTGAAACGGCCAGCGGAAGAGCGACCAGACAGGATACCGGAAGTGCATGCCAGTGAAGAACGATCTCACATACTGGAGCTGTACGCAACCGAACTGATGTCTGACCAGGATCAGTTGCAGCAGCTCGTGTCGCCGGAGTTTGACGAAACAGACCCGGCCATACAGAGCAGGATATATGAGGAAATTAGTAAACGCAACGTGGAAGAGAACTTAGCAAATGCGCTTGAGTTTGCACCAGAGGCGTTCACCCGTGTAAGCATGCTCCACGTCACGGTTGAGATTAATAAGGTAAAGGTGAAGGCCTTGGTTGATTGCGGCGCGCAAACGTCCGTCGTGAGTGCCGCCACCGCCGAGCGCTGCGGCATCAATTGGTTGGTTGACAAGAGGGCAGTGGGTACCGTTCACGGTGTTGGTGAGCAGCGTTCGCTGGGTCGAATTCATCTTACGCAGGCAAACCTAGGTGGGTTGTTTATTCCCATCTCTCTAGTTGTACTAGAAAGTGAAACTTTTGATCTCATTATTGGACTAGACCAGATGAAAAAGCACCGCATGATCATTGACCTCAAGGACGATTGCCTGCGTGTGGGTGGTACCGCTATACCATTTCTCAGTGACTCAGAAGTATCGGAAGAACCGCATAGGGGGACACCATTTGTGCTTGGAGGTGGCGATGGCAACGAGGACAACAATGCCGCAGAAGTTCCGACGGCTGGCGCAAACCAGGGCACGGCAGCGAAAAGAAGTACGGCACCTTCCGGCCCTAACATCAGCTCCGCTGAAAAGGAGCAGGCAATCGAGACATTCGTTTCTCTAACCCACCTCGAAAGACAGCAGGCCATTGCACTCCTCGAGGCTGTGAACTGGAACCCACATGCGGCCATGTCACTTCTGATGGAGGAGTGATATGTTTGAGTTTAAtgtaaaagaggaggagggaggaaaggccCCCATTCACGTGGGCGCGGGGAATGCGAAATAAAGGCGACATtaacccccttttttatcgCTTGTGTGTGAGAGATTGGGGGATAAGTGGACTGCCTTATATACTTGGTGGCTCTTTCCCCTCCACCCTTTCAACTCGCGAGCGTGTGCCACGTTATGCTTTGTGAAACTTCTCACCACAATTTTTCTTGCTTGGACATTTGTTGTAACGTGTTGTCGGTGTTTTTGTAGGTGATGATATCGTTATTAATATTACCCTGTCTCACGGGGAAAGTACCATCTAAAAAAgtggagaggaggaaatggatgAGTTTGGGGGAAGGATGAGCGAATATTTTGTGTTTTGCCACAGCCGCGTCACTCTCCATATTCTTTACAACATTTTAATCAACAAAGAAccacatatatttgtgtacACACGTTCCAAGATACTTAGGTAAATGGtggtacatttttttttctgttgctttccctgcatatgtgtgtgtatgtcgttcatttgcatattttgttttcccctttcttacATATTGAAGCAAATACCTTAGTGGTGGAACTTGTTGCAACAGTTTCTAATGTCCAAGTCTAGTCGTAAAATCACTTGCCTATTGCCCTCCGCTTCCAACCAAAGTGGCGATAAGAGGGGAGAGCTGCAATTGAAGAAGCAAGGACCAGGGGAGCAAACGGCCAATGAGGCTATAACGGTGCCAGATCTGAAACTAGACGAAACAGTCCGCATAAGGGAAATGTTTACGGAGTATATTAATGGTGAGTATGTAACCACACTATTTGACCTTCGCGTGCTCCTTTCAGAGCTTGGAGTATATCCCTCCGACGATGAAATGACACTTGTCATGACCGCATTTGAGAACAAAGTGAGTTTTACTAATCTCTGTAGGTACATGCGGTTTTACAAGAAAGAATTTTTGGAATCGAACAAGCAACGTCACCGTTCCAATGCCGCGCAAGATGAATGCGAGGACACGCTTCGTGCCTTTGTTTCACTTGGTGGCAACGAAGATGGAAGTGGGAGCGTCTTAGTGGAGGACTTACGGCAGGTGTGCAGAAACTTCGGCCTCACTATTGATATAAACGAGGCACTCAATGGTTTGAATGAGTCAGAGAGCCCCTTAACGTTGCGCTATATGGAATTTTGCAACCTGTGGAAACATCAAAGTCGTGAGCGAGGTGGGGAATCGGGAACAATACGCAGCCTTTCCTTAACCGATACCCTGTATACCTCTGGAGGCTTGGATGGGGAGGCTTCAAATTACATACACTTGCTTAATTTGTTGAAGCCCCACGTGAGCAACATAAGTTATGAACAAAGTACCCCCGCCATATGTACCCCACTGTTGGCCAGAGGTGATGAAAGTGATGCCAGACATTCACTTCCCAAGTCGGATGAAAAACACCTGCAGGAGCTAAAGCGGTTTTTATTACCATCTTTGGTTGGGAGTGCGGAGGATCCGGATGCCAATTCGTATGGAGCACAGAGGGACGACGGATATCAACTCCCAAGTTTAGTCCAACACATGACACCACGAGCAGATGCCGAGGAACGCCAACGACCGCTCCGACAGCGGAGGACCAAAGAGGCAGCGGCTCGACGCAGTGCTGGAAATGATGATAAATCTCATCCACCGACACAAGGCGGATTCCGGGCACCGAGTCCAATGATTCTCTCGCTGCGTAACCTTGCCGCGTATCGCCAAAGACTTCAAGCATTtgctaaaaaaaaggaaaagtcaAGGAACAGGGAACGTGGGAAGGGAGGGCACGGTGTATCATCGTACTACGATGATGACGGAGCCCGCATTTAATTAACTGAGTACACAAAtctggtgttttttttctgtatcATTTGATTTTGtataacaaaaagagaagaatggAGAATTTCCCCCTACTAAGGAAACAAGAAAGTGTAAAGAAAGAACACCAggatggaagaggaaaactagaaaaaaggggtatatataaatatatatatatgtgtgtgtatttcaGTGCCCCTGCGGCGGGGTATACTCTTCCAGAGCACCATAACTAATGTGTGATGGGTAACCCATGTGttgagaaggagggaagcgCTGTTACTGATAACCCGATGTAAAGCTGAGCGGAAATTACTGCTGCGCGGCACGTCAACGATGCATGTGGATGACGTCCTCCGTTGATGTGGTGTCGATGATGGCTGCAGGAGTTTCCCATCGCACAAGCAACCGATTTGTTTGCGAACATACGTCATAATGTACTTTACACTTGCCAGAAGTAATGTGTCTTGCCGCATTACCAAACtgctactttttgtttttttcgttgtatgGTTGGGGTCCGAAATTTGTAAACTTGGGAGTATCTATTGGGAGTCTTTTTCAGCCTTTTTCATCTGTATCCGCCTTCCCACAGCTATTCCTTCCTATATtattcctgtttttttttttcatacgtGGCAGGTGCCTGTCTTCCCAGTCGAAAAAACTTGACATAGCCATATTGTTCATGCGGTAGGACCCTCCAAATGTCACTCAGGTCCACAATTCAGACGCATTTTACCGTACCCACGCGACATCATAGCACGCGGCAGCGCTCTTTTAGTGGCATGTTTTCTGCACCTGCTTCAACCACAGCAGGGGCTCCAACACCGATTCGGCGGTTTCCACTCAACAACACGCAAGCGGAACCCTCGCTTGGCTCACCATGTGAACTGGACTTCCAAAAGGGTGCTTTAACTGGCGATTGTGTGTGCGCCGACCGCCAACTGGAGTGGTTACGGCGAAATCTTGTGAAGTCGGAGAAGAGGGACTTTCACGGCATGAGCAAGGTGAAGATGCCGGAAGGGAACCCATCATGGCCACGTTACCATTTTCCGCTGCGTAGCTGCTCTTACATTTATGATCCTCCCAACGAATCTAAGCTTGCGTTTATTACTCCAGAGAACTACTGCAAGCTCTGCTGTGAGCCAGTTGAGTTGCCCATTCGCCATTGCGCATGGTGGGATCATGTGACACGAATGGCGGGCCTCCGCTTGACTGCTATTTATCCACGGCGTTGGGATCCATCTGCTCTGATGCAAGAGCTGCGGGCAGGGAAGTTTCCCGTGAGGTTTATGAATACCGAACGGCCACATCCTTACCTGCGCCCATCACATGACGGTCCGTCGTGGAGCGATTTACGTCAATGCTATGTTTTTGAAAGGGAAGCGGTTGTACGACGGGGCGAATTAAGAGCAATTTTGCACATACTATCCACAGATGTTAGTGGCGGTAGGCGGGTGCTGCGGGAATCTTTAGTGCTCTCACCCGACGGAAGCTACGCAGCAAACGTTGGTGAGCGCACTTTCCGGGCCTTCATCAGCAGACACATCACACCCTTGCTACCACCCATGGGCCCTGAGCCAACTACAAGGTTGCAACAGCGTTGCTGGGGCCGAAAAAACCTCGAGGCAATGTTTGATCTTTTGGGAGTAGAGGCGTTACAGAGACTTAGTGGTGTTGAGGAGGTGGCAGTAACCAAGAATGAGAAGGCTGCTGTGATGCGCCAAATAGTTTATGAACTGACAACCGTGCTGTCCGAATGCGATGCTAGAGAGCTGTCGGCGAGCAACGAACATGCAAATGAAGGTGCGCATAGCGTAAAAATCGCGAAAGATGAAACTCACATACAAGTCCGGCTGTTGGTGGAGTTGGCACTGCAGCGTTTGTCACATGAACTGATCCATCTTCACATGATGTTGCTCATAGAACGTGTGTGGAATGCGTATGCGAACCTGGGATACCCAGGTGAAGAAGCGTTTGAGGAAAGCACCTTTTGCTGAGGTTTATACTCGGAGGAACGAGTGTAGCGCGTCCGAGAATGTATTAATCGTTGTTTCACCTCGCATCAAGGGCTACTTTGTGGATACTGCTGCGAAAGCAGCGCCTGTTTTAAAAGTTAAGGTGCGGACAAAGGTGCCGTCCAATCGTTGTGCTGCCAAGGTTTGATAGTTTATGtcaatttctttcctcaacAAGAGCTTCAAAGAAGAAGTCGCTTTGTTTTCAAAGGTCGTGACACCCGACAACGAAAGTTGGGTGGTGGACGGTTTGTTGCAGAGGTGTTAAACGAAGCATGCTTGTTCTCTGctgtttctctctctctctcatgTCATTACTGCAGTCCCCATCCGTGGCGCgtgcagaaaaaaaggatcTGTGGAAAAATGAATGACCAGGACCGTTTTCACTCTCCCCTCTGGTGTGTGAATTACCCAATCGAGTTATGCTATTCTTCTAGCTGTCTAACACATCCCCTCTCATCTaattattgctgttgttttcaaTGCACATATCTTTCCCTCAAATTGTGTGGTATGAACGAAGATACAGTTGTTTCTTGGAGAAACTCCTTTTGTACGATGGAAAACGCAAGGAATCTGGAGCAAACGATCCCACCAGTTAGTGTCCCTTGTCAAGCTGAAGACTCTGCTCATCCCTCGCTGCAGCAGGGCTCATTGTTCCCCTCTCGATTTTCTCGGTGCGTGAGCCCAGGCTCCATGCCGCTCCAACCAGATGCAGTTGTAGACGACCAGGCGGAGCCCACTTCGCCGCCGATATCACGCAACCAAAATGATGCCACATCGAACCCGAATGCTCCTGACGCATCCGTAGCACCGCGACCGGTGGAAGCCTGTGCCATAAGCACATTGGTTAATGACGATTCCTCTACCTTCCATCGGTCGCTGGATGCGCCTGAAGTTGTAAAGTCACCCGCGCTAACAGTAAGGAGACGTAAGATTGTTGCGGGAAGTAATTCCTTCCGCGGCTCAACTCAACTTGCCCAGAACTCTGTCAGTGATTTTAGCCTATCCAGGCAACACGTCGACGATTTTTCACTTACCGATGCGGAGAGCAAACATACTAATGGAATGTCCTTCAGCTCTCATGTTGCTGCGATCCCCATGCATGCGGTTGCGAGCTTGCTGTTCACAACACAGAGGAGGTCATTGATGGGACATTACTTCCACACGTGGTGGAGGTGCGCCTTGCTCGCTCGCCAAATTGGGGCTAATTTCAGAAGTCCCGAATCATCAAGAGAGGCTGCATCGACAGATTTGAGGAAGGCAGTGAGTGTCGCGCAAGCGAACCAGTTGTTAGGCAGGACGGAGATCCCTCACTTGAACCGGCCCGCGCTAATGTCATGCGACAGTTCCGTAAACGCCTCGCCATTCACTTCGCCCGTAAAAAGAGGGATCTCAACGGGAAAGTGTGTACCCAGCTGCTGCGCCCCGTCGTCGAGAGCTTCGTCTGCTCACCGGAGCCCTGGAATGCTGCTGGTCCCATTTGGCCCCACGAGAGACCAGTCCCCAGCCGTGCGGGGGCTTCAAAGGTTGAGCATAGGAAATTTGCAGTGTTCAAGAGATTTCTGCACGGGTATGACAAGGGAGACCCGATCCGACAGTGGAAGTAGCGGCACCGACCAACGCCCACCAGCGATTTCAGTAGATATGCTCCACGTTTACACGAGCATATTAACGGAAGAGGAGTGGGGGGCTCGCACCACAGTTATGCGAGAAGAGGCTTCCGAACGCTACAAAATTCAAACGCTCACAAGTGAGGTATTAGATCGAGATTTTAAGGAAGCTTTGTGTAGGAGGAGGGCTGTCATGCTTCGTGGATGCCCGCAATCGGATGGTTTGCGAAGAGCAAAAGGTGGCGGTAATAGGGAAGCTTGTGTTGACCGCCACCACTTACCGGGGCGGCCGGAGGGTTCGAGTGAGCGTCAAGGGTGTGCTCCGTTACCAAACTCAGCGGCCGCGATATACGTGCTGCCGGAAGCTGCAAATGCTCCGAAAAGCGAAAGTAAAGATGACCCCTTAAACGGCCTCATGGCGTGTACTTCTCCTCCATCGTCTCACGGCTGCAACCCACTAACAGCCGGGCCCGTAGGCAATACAGCGGGTGTGTCTCATGGAATACTACCCAACTCGTGCGCTTCTTTAGCAAGCAGTGGCGCTCACGCAGAGAACAGCATCTCCATTTGCATATCCAACTGTTCCGAAAACACGGTGGAATCAGGTCGACCTCACAATCCCTCCGAAGCCCCAAAAGGGGACACAACAGAGCCGATCAGGGAGCCGTTGGGATCGTCCAAACCCCAAAAAGATGATACGACCGCTGCAGACTGCACGGAAGCCAAAAAATTATTGGACGACTCATTGGAGCTTGACCTTCAGAGGTATTTGCAGCTGGATTTAGTGGATAGGGAACGTGAGGATAGGCTTCGCATCGTAAAGAAGTACCGCAATGGTCTACAGCAACTGTTAAACATTTTCTTTGGGAAGAAGCACTGTCGAACACGTCCTAATGATACTAGTAATCAAAATTAAGTGAACGAAGAGATCGGTAACACATTGACCCTTGTAATATTTGTGCGTCTACGTTTGTGCCCACTTGTTCAGTGTATCAGTGGGGCGGCGTGTATTTCTTGCCGTTGGCAGGTGCGCGCAGAGCTTACCGcgtctatatatatatatatatatataacatacATATGTGTGAAGTtgtaccttttgttttccccctttcatcCCTTCTCATTATGAGCTATTTTGTCTCTCTCTTGTTTTAGttctccccccttttgcgcttacatgtttttttttctcgtgcCGCTTATGCATGACCACCGCAACGGATCGggcaaagggagaaaataggAGAGGGGGCTgttcctccccttcctttcggattttctttgtttttacaCGTCTATTTCTGACcgatttctttttgtatctgCTTTTCGGTGCGGCCTCGTTCCGTACCATTACTTCCCCTCTGTTTCTGCCGCCACGACATTTGTCTTGTGTTTTATCTTTCCCTTgagccttttgttttgtacccGTACCTGTATTACCTGCTTTGTTTATTGCCTCCTTTCTCAGTAAAGGCTACCACCACGCAGTTCCTCCCTTTGATTTTCgttctctcctcttcttttcccccattttttcttcatttttgttacttCTCACTACTATTAATTTTCTtccgatgtttttttttttgtggttgaTATAATTAAAGGAATATTATGTGCGTGCGGCAGCGCTCCATCTCACGTTCCATCATTTATGCTTGATATTCCTATCTCTGCTCTCAATTTTCCTCATTTACCTTTTCCATTTGAGGATGTTGTGAAACAGACATGTTTACAAAATCGATTCATTGAAGGAATGGTGAGTTGGGGAATAGAACGAGTTAAGACagcaaaacgaaacaaaaaaagtgaaaggaggaaatacaaatgaaaatgggggaaaaggaaaatgtgaGGTGCTTAAAATAAGATGAGAGAGCGCAACCACATATTCGGGTTGGATTGGATAACAGCTTAAGAAACATCTGAAACTTACCACCTGAAGGAGAATCCTCCAGTACACATATTCATCACATGTCttgatatatttatttattaatatttgtgtgtgtgtgtgtgattttgtatttgtgtgcatttttgtgtgtgtatgtgccaAAAACCTTTTAGCTGTGCTTACATTTAATGCTCCCACATCATATGGTTTACGCCCGTCAACGCCTTCCAACATGCAAGTGCCAGTTTTTACTCAAACATCAAGGCCTTCGCATATTCATATTGAATTACGAGTGCTTGTACGTTCATCAACACGGGTCATATTAGCAGATGAGAGTAATATTGTGCatattttatgtatatatgcatgtacaTATGCTTTAATATTtacatgtttttctttcctctttttagCTCTGTTAAACCCTTTGACCCGATTTCTGTTTctccttttactttctcccttcttccccGTCACTCATATCTTATCTCATAAAGTGGTGCCgaacctccttttttttaaaaaaaagtacaataCCCACCGCAGCGCTGATCATTATCAGGCGCGACTTCCAAGCCTAGCGAGGACTGCCTTGGTCGGCCAACTCCGtgctttttgttcttttatgTTACTTTTCACTTCCCGTTAGGGTGGAATGTTCAAAACGAAAATAGCAGGAAAAACTGAAAAGAATATTGTTGTTAgcatcatatatatatatatatgcatatatgttatatgcatatataacGTAATAGTAGAGGTACCCCAGTTTAGTTCCTTTTGACTCTCTCAATGGTTAACGACGAAGTTTCTCtgcttgttttcctccctctgtcttttttttttttgaaaattcTTTCTTCGTATCTCCAACCCTTTCACGAAGTCGTGATAACCATATCTATGGGGCAAAACTACATCCAAAAAGTATAGTTCTTCTTCAACTTACGTGGAGAAATGAGAGTGTAGACAAAGATGTAAGGTAACCCTTCTTTCAtacatttctttatttatgttattctacccccttttttttcacttcttatCACTCTTCTCCTACGCTGTCACGCCCACACGAGGGTGGTTGTTTTCCAGTAACCAAGGGACAAGTTGGGTTCGCTTTCATTAAAAGACCGGTTAAGCATTTCCTTTCTGTGGAAAAGAATCTATCGCGCAGAGAGGGCAGCTGCAGGCGTTTGAGCGCCCTAACGTACACGTTGCCGTCATGTCCATGCTCTGTTTGGCACAGTGGGCACtactgttggtgttgtgtcTGGTTGGTTGTTGCTGCACCGTGAGTGGAGGATCAGAAGTTTTGGCCGTAGACATTGGAGCTGACTGGGTGAAGGGTGCCACACGTGTGATTGGAGGCAGCACCGCCCCGCGGGCCAGCATAGTACTCAATGATCAGACAAACCGTAAGAGCCCACAATGTATCGCCTTTCGTATTGTGCCCAACGCCGGAAACGACACGTTGCGCAGCGTCGAGCGCTTATTTGCAGAGGAGGCTCGTTCTTTGGAACCACGCTTCCCCCAGCAGTCCATTTGCGGCCCTTCGCTACTCGCAGGACTGATCGTTTCGAAGGAAATCTCTGCGGGACAGAAAAATCACGAACAAACAGGTAATCA
Encoded proteins:
- a CDS encoding DNA-damage inducible protein DDI1-like protein,putative, which translates into the protein MKITCTDESGNVYSAELDPTAMVEDLSVLVEVEIGIPVEEQLLMAPTGVILRLDETFGAQGITTDCCVTVRRQVLGGGLKRPAEERPDRIPEVHASEERSHILELYATELMSDQDQLQQLVSPEFDETDPAIQSRIYEEISKRNVEENLANALEFAPEAFTRVSMLHVTVEINKVKVKALVDCGAQTSVVSAATAERCGINWLVDKRAVGTVHGVGEQRSLGRIHLTQANLGGLFIPISLVVLESETFDLIIGLDQMKKHRMIIDLKDDCLRVGGTAIPFLSDSEVSEEPHRGTPFVLGGGDGNEDNNAAEVPTAGANQGTAAKRSTAPSGPNISSAEKEQAIETFVSLTHLERQQAIALLEAVNWNPHAAMSLLMEE
- a CDS encoding T. brucei spp.-specific protein, with the protein product MNDQDRFHSPLWCVNYPIELCYSSSCLTHPLSSNYCCCFQCTYLSLKLCGMNEDTVVSWRNSFCTMENARNLEQTIPPVSVPCQAEDSAHPSLQQGSLFPSRFSRCVSPGSMPLQPDAVVDDQAEPTSPPISRNQNDATSNPNAPDASVAPRPVEACAISTLVNDDSSTFHRSLDAPEVVKSPALTVRRRKIVAGSNSFRGSTQLAQNSVSDFSLSRQHVDDFSLTDAESKHTNGMSFSSHVAAIPMHAVASLLFTTQRRSLMGHYFHTWWRCALLARQIGANFRSPESSREAASTDLRKAVSVAQANQLLGRTEIPHLNRPALMSCDSSVNASPFTSPVKRGISTGKCVPSCCAPSSRASSAHRSPGMLLVPFGPTRDQSPAVRGLQRLSIGNLQCSRDFCTGMTRETRSDSGSSGTDQRPPAISVDMLHVYTSILTEEEWGARTTVMREEASERYKIQTLTSEVLDRDFKEALCRRRAVMLRGCPQSDGLRRAKGGGNREACVDRHHLPGRPEGSSERQGCAPLPNSAAAIYVLPEAANAPKSESKDDPLNGLMACTSPPSSHGCNPLTAGPVGNTAGVSHGILPNSCASLASSGAHAENSISICISNCSENTVESGRPHNPSEAPKGDTTEPIREPLGSSKPQKDDTTAADCTEAKKLLDDSLELDLQRYLQLDLVDREREDRLRIVKKYRNGLQQLLNIFFGKKHCRTRPNDTSNQN